The Brevibacillus brevis genome contains a region encoding:
- a CDS encoding 16S rRNA (uracil(1498)-N(3))-methyltransferase, with protein MQRYFVEPHSFTENELTIVGDDVHHIVNVMRAREGEEIIVSDGAGRSARAKLVYLSAKEVRAEVIEMLQEERELPIRVTIGQGLPKGEKLEWILQKGTELGAYSFFPFSSERTIVKLDAKKEAKKLERWRKIVKEAAEQSHRAVLPELLSPVSFREILHAGQSYTHCAIAYEKEGSTTIHQVLEEMTAGDSLLVLVGPEGGFSPEEVAQAESKGFRTVSLGPRILRTETASQYVLACASYQFERKASSLRKG; from the coding sequence ATGCAACGATATTTTGTCGAGCCACATTCCTTTACTGAGAATGAGCTAACGATTGTCGGAGACGATGTACACCATATCGTAAATGTAATGCGTGCTCGGGAAGGCGAAGAAATCATCGTTTCTGATGGAGCGGGCAGGTCGGCACGGGCCAAGCTTGTCTATCTTTCTGCCAAGGAAGTACGAGCAGAAGTAATCGAAATGCTCCAAGAAGAACGAGAACTGCCGATCCGGGTCACAATTGGTCAGGGGCTTCCAAAAGGCGAGAAGCTGGAGTGGATTTTGCAAAAGGGGACGGAACTTGGGGCGTACTCTTTTTTTCCGTTTTCTTCTGAGCGAACCATTGTAAAGCTGGACGCCAAAAAAGAAGCGAAAAAACTGGAGCGTTGGCGCAAAATTGTTAAGGAGGCTGCTGAACAGTCTCATCGTGCTGTTTTGCCAGAGCTTTTATCTCCTGTTTCTTTTCGTGAGATACTTCATGCTGGCCAGTCGTATACGCATTGCGCAATTGCCTATGAAAAAGAAGGCAGTACCACAATTCATCAAGTGCTAGAAGAGATGACTGCTGGGGATTCACTTCTCGTCCTCGTTGGACCGGAGGGAGGCTTCTCTCCTGAGGAAGTGGCGCAAGCAGAGAGCAAAGGGTTTCGGACGGTTTCCTTAGGCCCGCGCATTTTGCGCACGGAAACGGCAAGCCAGTACGTTTTGGCCTGCGCTTCCTATCAGTTTGAACGAAAGGCTTCATCACTTCGCAAAGGATGA
- the prmA gene encoding 50S ribosomal protein L11 methyltransferase, with product MKWSEISIHTTAEATEAVSSLLYELGANGVVIEDPEVLYREWDTPFGEIYQLSPDDFPAEGVFVKAYLPVDSSELLDVVEELKEQLAQLIEYGLDIGKASIAVNDVHEDEWAHAWKKYYKPVHVSDRMTIKPVWEEYVPKHPDEIIIEMDPGMAFGTGTHPTTILCLRALEKYLAKGDQVYDVGTGTAILSIAAIKLGAKDVLAMDLDEVAVRSAQANTELNGVHEHINVRQNNLLDGIEEQVEVVVANILAEVIVRFTDDVFRVLKPGGTFISSGIIAAREADVKAALAASGLEVVETIFIDDWVAIVAKKR from the coding sequence GTGAAATGGTCAGAAATCAGTATCCATACTACAGCGGAGGCTACGGAGGCGGTGTCAAGCCTCTTGTATGAATTGGGTGCCAATGGTGTCGTAATTGAAGACCCGGAGGTGCTTTATCGTGAGTGGGATACCCCCTTTGGCGAAATCTACCAGCTTTCTCCTGATGATTTTCCGGCCGAGGGCGTATTCGTTAAAGCATACCTGCCGGTTGACAGCAGCGAACTGCTAGACGTTGTAGAAGAGCTGAAAGAGCAATTGGCGCAGTTGATCGAGTACGGTTTGGACATCGGCAAGGCATCGATTGCTGTAAACGATGTTCACGAAGATGAATGGGCCCACGCCTGGAAAAAATATTACAAACCGGTTCACGTGTCTGATCGCATGACGATCAAGCCAGTATGGGAAGAGTACGTGCCGAAGCATCCGGATGAGATCATTATCGAGATGGACCCAGGCATGGCATTTGGAACAGGTACACATCCGACGACCATTCTTTGTCTGCGAGCACTTGAGAAGTATCTGGCGAAAGGCGATCAGGTGTATGATGTTGGGACAGGCACAGCTATTTTGAGTATTGCAGCTATCAAGCTCGGAGCAAAAGATGTGCTGGCGATGGACTTGGATGAAGTAGCTGTACGCTCTGCACAGGCCAATACAGAATTAAATGGTGTGCATGAGCATATCAACGTGAGACAAAACAACTTGCTCGACGGCATCGAGGAGCAGGTGGAAGTGGTCGTGGCTAACATTTTGGCTGAAGTCATCGTGCGTTTCACCGACGATGTATTCCGCGTGTTGAAGCCAGGTGGCACCTTTATCTCGTCAGGTATTATTGCTGCACGTGAAGCGGATGTGAAAGCGGCGTTGGCGGCTTCAGGTCTTGAGGTCGTGGAAACCATTTTCATCGATGACTGGGTAGCAATTGTAGCAAAAAAACGATAG